The nucleotide window CCCCCCGTGGAGCCGACCCGCACCACCGACGAGTGGTTGGTCTCCACGCTGCACCATCCCGAGCGAATGCTCACCCCCGAGATCGCCCCCTATCCGGCGCACCTGCACCTGGACCTGCTGCCCGAGGCGCGGGGAGGGGGGAACGGCCGACGACTCCTCGAGGCCTTCTTCCTCGCGGCGGCCGCGGCGGGAGCCCACTCCGTGCACATGGGAACGAACGCCCAGGCGGCGCCCTTCTTCGCGCGGATGGGGTTCGCGCGGCTCCCGGAGGCGGACCACAACAACCTCGTCTTCTTCCACGGCCTCACGGGGCCGCTGCCCTCCGCGAGAGCCGGCACTTGAGCCGGCCGGCACTCGCGCCACTTGAGGAAGGCAGGCCGTATCCTGTACTCACCCTGCGCGACATGAACCGGGTCCGCTGACGATGATCTATCTCCTCCTGCTGCTCATCGGGAGGTCATTCCTACCTTGGTCCGACATGTACTCCAGCGGTCTTCGCGAGCAGTCGGCGCACCAGGAAGAACACTTCTCAATCGAGGCACTCCAGTTGCTTCTGGGGCGACTGGAGGGCCCTGCGCAGGAGCCCGTGGGGCTCGCTCCGGCGCGTGGGCTCCAGCAACTCCTCTCCGGGGGCTTCGGGGCGCTGCCGCTGCCCGGGCGGGGCCAGACCCTGCTGCGGTGGCGGGCCCTGGCGGCGGTGGCGGCGGTCGACCTGGGACTCATCAAGCTGTTCGAGGGCCATACGGATGCGCTCGCCATCCTGGCGGAGCTGGGCGCCGAGCCGCCTCCGGCCGGGAGCAGTTGGGGCGTCTGGGCCTCCGAGCCTCCCCAGGCCCGGGTGCGGGTGAGCGGACGCGCGGACGGTCGGGTGGAGCTGTCCGGCCGTAAGGCGTGGTGCTCGGGGGCGCCGCAGGTCAGCCATGCGCTGGTGACGGCCT belongs to Cystobacter fuscus DSM 2262 and includes:
- a CDS encoding GNAT family N-acetyltransferase encodes the protein MSTQVPPTPPRPSRSSQRIRPYQAEDWDAVYDICVRTGAMGEDARGLLADASLLPDIYAGPYLTFEPNLAFVVEDAGRVVGYTLGTANTAAFIETWRERWLPRVASRYPPPVEPTRTTDEWLVSTLHHPERMLTPEIAPYPAHLHLDLLPEARGGGNGRRLLEAFFLAAAAAGAHSVHMGTNAQAAPFFARMGFARLPEADHNNLVFFHGLTGPLPSARAGT